In Acipenser ruthenus chromosome 15, fAciRut3.2 maternal haplotype, whole genome shotgun sequence, a genomic segment contains:
- the LOC131697507 gene encoding prostaglandin-H2 D-isomerase-like has translation MKVVLLTVLGALCVLTEGAHILPQKDFDLQRFAGKWHRVGFAYNSDWFRQYRDSLKISVGVLVPTETGSVNVTMWQLKSSGCHSVTFLYEKTDTPGHFKYFSTRSNALKDITIVDTNYDEYALVLKSNPTGNTQVAMYGRKQKLRAELMEKFKAFSLAQGLPEDSIVIPLAAEDCP, from the exons ATGAAGGTTGTGTTGTTGACGGTTCTCGGAGCCCTTTGCGTTTTAACCGAGGGCGCGCACATCCTTCCACAGAAAGACTTCGACCTACAAAGG TTTGCAGGAAAGTGGCACCGGGTCGGATTTGCCTACAACTCGGATTGGTTCAGGCAGTACCGGGACAGCCTCAAGATCAGTGTGGGTGTGCTGGTCCCCACGGAGACTGGCAGTGTCAACGTGACCATGTGGCAACTCAA GTCTTCTGGTTGTCACAGTGTAACTTTCCTGTATGAGAAGACAGACACGCCAGGTCATTTCAAGTACTTCAGCACAA GGTCAAATGCATTGAAAGACATCACAATAGTGGACACCAACTACGACGAGTACGCTCTGGTCCTCAAAAGCAATCCGACAGGGAACACACAGGTGGCCATGTATG GAAGGAAGCAGAAGCTCAGAGCAGAGCTGATGGAGAAATTCAAAGCGTTCTCGCTGGCCCAGGGCTTACCAGAGGATTCCATTGTGATTCCACTCGCCGCAG AGGACTGTCCTTAA